The genomic region actcccagattaatgtatgtcgtccagttacagagttgttgacaattaacaattcataatcatggggggggacgttaaatatgaatgtaagagactgacttcggtcagcttgcggctttgataagccaatgcggcttcttcgcgagttcctgcttgcaggaggatctaatatatatacatactttaatgtggtgctaattAACCGGACATCTCAACtaggtcgataactcaaattagtcgattttgaaaaaaaaataataattcattgTTTGGATCATTGTACATTACCTTTTTACATCACGTTTAGAGaagtccgtatcggggttaaaactttaaggccacttttgatcaagaaataagttttgttaccgatggtGTTACTGACTGTTTTTTCATACCACGTACGTGTAAGAGGAATAACCTAACTTCGTCTTTATACCTCTcttgactgttgcatattctcatAAAATAATTGTTAACACATTTggagaggaaaaaaacaaatttggtatAAAACTTGCCGCAATTTACGCCTTTCTCCACAAGTTTTGGCAGGATCAAAATTTTAAGTTGACTATGGATGCAGAAATCGTCCACCATTCCATTCTAGAAATATTCACATGAAAGAGAAACATCTCATTTCTCGTATGGTGCCATTTTGGCATTTTACTGTATGCATGACGTGAATTAATATTGCATTAAAACAGGTAAGAAAAAGGAACCGTCTTGTTGTTGTCTGCTAATATAGTCTGCCCTTAGTCGCTACTGGGGATCCACTTTCCCGTCGCAGCGTATCCAGCGctcgtcacagtgtacaaacatcagtggccaacggcgcgtaacgttgatgtatacaTTATTCGCTGCTCTTAATGACTGCTACCTTCAAACAGGTAACAAAGATGCCTCATTTTTTTAAAGGAAGCTGACCAATTTCCAGGTGATGATAACGCTAGACCTTTGCTCGCATGCTAGCTACAGAATAGTCTGAACAGCGTAGTGTAGCTTCCTTTTCAGCTgtttcccgtatctatttgctgtactgcccagagaacgcccccggcaacgctttcgattgatactAGGTTTGTATcagacagatcctcgggcatgtaaaatacagtgggcaagcacattcgtgatAGTCAGAAAcagactctgaggcatgtacagtttgcacgtgagaagaaaataaaagagtattacaaaccaagggcgtaggaaccggagggggctgggggcgccagccccccagtgataaatatggaggggcggaagtatcattccgccccccccccccgcttcgcaagtcagaaaacccctttttcatttccaaatgagaataAATCTCATTTggtgcaccaaattgcatctaaggccaggtgaaaatgcaaaattatttacaaaatggagtgggtgttgaagtgtgctgcattgcaccaaattgcatctgaggccacctggaaataccaaaaaaattccaaaggggagggggacacctcctccctttagacccctcccccaggccggccatcagacttcagcccccccactcaaaagtactttcctacgccactgttacaaacgacttggctaAGACTAGCTACAGAACTACATCACATTCCGTGCTGCTAGCTAGCCCGCCGCAGTGTGTTCAGAGAAAATGAGAAAACGTTGAAACCCATTAAGGGCATTTGCTATCAACCGATTGGGTTCGATTACATTGGATCAACATGTTCCAGCGATACCATGGAGCTGACCTACATAGGACTGCACCATGGTGTTGCTGGACCTTTTTCTTATATTAGAAATGttggaaggggggagggggttgccaGACACACATAATCCAACACCCTCCAAATATTTTGTTAGTGAGTCAGGGCAGGGGTAGCCACTTGTCTCTGTATGAATGGGGATTAtctacatatcatatgtttatTTTGCACCCCGAGTCCTCAAAACTACTGGTTCAacaattttttgcaacattcaACTTTTTTTCCTCCAAAATGTGAGCTTTGTTGGATATTACGAAGTATGCATTTTGGAAGTTAAGAACAGATCTACATGTCATGGTCAATGCAGGACAGTTTCAATGTAGCCTCATAATCAGAGTCAGTAATgtacattatgaaaatgagaggtGGGAAATGAGGGAATCTGTTGTGCAAAGCTTTTTAATCCTCCCCCACTGCAGTGCAATCTCCTATAACTTATACACACCTAAGGATTGTGTGATAAACCAACCAAACAGAGGAAGCAAAACAAGGTCTGAATCCAAATGATTCTCTTTATTCATATCATGATATATGAATATTGAAGGATACTAtcgaaaaaatatatataatttcggATGATGAAAGATGGTCATATTCTGAAATCATCAATAAGTGAGAGTTCATCGAGGAAAGGTGTAGCAGGTTCCCATGTATTAGGTGCACCAGGGTGAAGCTGTTCATGTCTGTGGCTCTCAAtatggtccaaaaaaaatgtctgagaGTCAAATGCCACAATACTTGCATACAACTTCTCTTCAGTGCCAACCAGAGCACAATGTTAATAGAAATAACATGCAGATCCAGTGACTCCATTCAGTTTCATGGTTGAACAACTCTAAACAAACAATCTTACACGGAGGGAGTCCTAACCAAAATAAATACTGGTTGAGGACACAACAATATATTTAGAAATATTAATCCTTATCAGTGAAAGATGTGGTCACTATAATACCTAAGGATGGGGAAATAAGAGCCAagtaggggaggggagagaagTAGGAGGAGGTTTTGGTAACTTCCAGATTAATCAACTTAAATCTTTCAAATTCAGTAAAGAGAATATGCACTGAGAATATTGTGCCTTCCATTTtacctgccccaccccccccctccatcccttctCCATGTCTTCCCAGATTATTGAGTGTTCACTGCATGTTTATAATGTTGCATCCTTTAATCTCTACAATGAAGTTGAATGCTTCAAACGACATCAAGAAATGATTTCCTTACTATTCGCATCAGCGACACTATCTATCCCTTCAAGTCATACATTAGGCTTGCTCAGAAGAGGCTGCGTCGTAACTGAAGGTAATAACTTGTACTGGAGATTCTGACTGAACCGTGTCATTCTCTGGCAGGGTCTCATCAGTGACCTGCTTCTCTTGAGGGTTTGGCTTCCTCCATTTCATCACGGGTCTGAGAAGGAAGCAAACAACACACCAAAAACTACAGCATTGAATGAAGTTAAAATGAGTGAAGACTTTTAGTATCAGTATTAACACAGTTATCTGGTAATGCATGGAGCCAAACCAACACAAAAGATttaaagtagttattagcagaatttagcacaaccttgcttGTAGACATTTTTCTTCTGGGGAAgggccccccccctccatatgGGATTTGGATTTAATGACACTATATGGCTACATCTCCTTTGTAAAAACCTGCATTTTCCCATCCAGGGGTCTGATGTCACAGTAAATTATGTCATCATGGCAActgatttgtttttataatatacTTACACCCCAGGATGGTGTTTTCTCATATGTTGCATGTATGTTGGTCTGTCCCTCCATGCCTTCTGACAGAGGTCGCACTGATACGGACGTTCACCGGTGTGGAGTCTCTCGTGGTTGTTTCTGGCTCCGTGTCGTGAGAAAGTCTGTTCACAGTAGCGACACGGTATCGGCTTCTCCTTTGTGTGTTTCCTCACATGGACCACCAGAGCGGACTTGGAGTGGAATTTTGCCGGGCAGTGTTGGCAGGCATGGGGTTTACTCTGCTGATGGAGTTTAGCATGTTGGTACCTGTAACTATACATGAAAGTCTTCAGGCAGATCTTGCAAGTCCACGATTTGTGATCGTGCGATAAGAGGTGGTTTCTCATCGACTGTTCGCGGAGTGTCTTTCCGCAGAGATCGCAGTCTACTAAGACATGTGCGTCTTCATCTCGATCCTTCACGTGACTCGGGTCAATCGTCTTATCGACGTGGGTCATTTCGTGCCTCATTCTGTCCGTCTGTCTGGTGTACTCCTTCTCACAGTACCCGCATTTAAAGACAAGCTTCCCCAGTTTGGAAATGACGTCAGTATGAACTTTCTCGTGTTTCAATCTGTCCTTGTTACTATTGAACGTAATCAGGCAGAAGCTGCACTTGTAAGTCAACTCTGTGTGCCTCAACTCATGAATCTTTAAGCTTGACAAATTGCTCAGCTGTTTGCCACAATGGGAACACTTGAATGTAGTCGGTCTGATGCCGTGCTCCGTCTCTAAATGTTCCGAGATGCTATTGCCGTCCATTTTCAGACCGCACTTTTTGCAAAGGACAAACTTACACATATCCCCGAGTCTATCAGATTTCTTGGACGTTGGCTTTCTGATACGAGGAGACTGTTGGTATCCTGAATGAGTCTTCATGTGGGCTTTCAGCTGGTAGGCCTGCCTGAAACATCTATCGCACTGTCGGCAATGGAATTTTGGATCTGAATGGACTCGTTTATGCCGGTTCAGATTTTCGCACCGGAAGAACTTTTGGCCGCAGATTTCACAGACATAGTTTCTCTCACGTTTTCCTTTGTAGTGACAAGTTGTCATATGTTTTCTGATTGTCAAAGTGCTGGAGATCGCTCCGCAGATTTCACAGATCGCCCTCTCCACATGTCTACTCTTCGGTTTCTCGTGCAGTTTCTTCAAGTAATGTTTATTCTGCTGTTCCTCGTAAGTCATCTGGTCTCCCTGGTGAATCGGCGTCACGGGTGCTTCCCCTAGTTCATGACTGGTCACCTGGTTGCTCTCGTCTTCTGGAATCTCACCATCCATTATTCCCTTTAAGACACGGAAAAGACTGTCCACATTGGATAATTCCTTATCGTCGCTCACAACCACCACGGTATCACTACATATACCTCCATTATTAACTATGTTGGTGTGAACTTTATCGGAGGGCCCGGTTCCAATCTTGTCAGGCTCCCTGATCTTGTCCCCAACATCACTGGAGAGTCTTTTGCCGCTGTCTGTAGCATCATTGTTACGGTCTGTTCCGTTGTCAACAAATTCCTTTTCGAAATCACACGGAACACTGTCTGTTAAGTCTTCATGAACGGAAGAACAAGATTCTTTTTCAATAAACATTTTTACTTTTGAATCAGTTTGGGATAATGTTTCACAATTATTTTGACTCTTGATCTCAGTTCTGTGCTGCgcatccccctccccatcaaCGTCGCCCACTTCTACCACTCTCCTGGTGTCACTAAGAGGTATACCCTCATTTCCTGCAATTGTCTCAGTACAAAATTCACCCTTTTCTTGGCTCTGTTTAAATATCTCATCTCTCTTATCGCAATTCATTTCAATGTCCCTTCCTTTAACATGGTCGGGTCCAGTTCGTACCTTTGTAATAGATTCAATGTCCCCTTGTTCGCTCTTCCCACGTTGAAATCTACCGAAGGCCTCTGTTTCTGGAATACTTTCACCACGGACCCCACTAGAGATACTAAGAATCTCTGCTTG from Apostichopus japonicus isolate 1M-3 chromosome 2, ASM3797524v1, whole genome shotgun sequence harbors:
- the LOC139985051 gene encoding uncharacterized protein, with amino-acid sequence MGDLSIQVKVLQETAPILFTWWNAESDSAEGCLVTCGCQNWSLVHETDVTSKKNRNPNRDKLDIKDTSNLGKERAMKLCRALEQAEILSISSGVRGESIPETEAFGRFQRGKSEQGDIESITKVRTGPDHVKGRDIEMNCDKRDEIFKQSQEKGEFCTETIAGNEGIPLSDTRRVVEVGDVDGEGDAQHRTEIKSQNNCETLSQTDSKVKMFIEKESCSSVHEDLTDSVPCDFEKEFVDNGTDRNNDATDSGKRLSSDVGDKIREPDKIGTGPSDKVHTNIVNNGGICSDTVVVVSDDKELSNVDSLFRVLKGIMDGEIPEDESNQVTSHELGEAPVTPIHQGDQMTYEEQQNKHYLKKLHEKPKSRHVERAICEICGAISSTLTIRKHMTTCHYKGKRERNYVCEICGQKFFRCENLNRHKRVHSDPKFHCRQCDRCFRQAYQLKAHMKTHSGYQQSPRIRKPTSKKSDRLGDMCKFVLCKKCGLKMDGNSISEHLETEHGIRPTTFKCSHCGKQLSNLSSLKIHELRHTELTYKCSFCLITFNSNKDRLKHEKVHTDVISKLGKLVFKCGYCEKEYTRQTDRMRHEMTHVDKTIDPSHVKDRDEDAHVLVDCDLCGKTLREQSMRNHLLSHDHKSWTCKICLKTFMYSYRYQHAKLHQQSKPHACQHCPAKFHSKSALVVHVRKHTKEKPIPCRYCEQTFSRHGARNNHERLHTGERPYQCDLCQKAWRDRPTYMQHMRKHHPGVPVMKWRKPNPQEKQVTDETLPENDTVQSESPVQVITFSYDAASSEQA